A genome region from Thermoanaerobacterium xylanolyticum LX-11 includes the following:
- a CDS encoding YidC/Oxa1 family membrane protein insertase → MASIGMYLGQLLKFIYDFVGNYGVAIIIFTILIRVILLPFYVQQMGTMRKMKEISPLVEEIKKKYAKDPQKMNEEMMKLYKEKNVNPMSGCLPMLLPLIILWPLFAMLRSYPAFSTASFLWLKSLAEKDPYFILPILSGVTTYISSAMIQTDNNQKSMNLIMSAFMIWITVSLPAGVGIYWVTSNIFQIVQQYIFLRPTEPMKGESSNEGNNKNRKDS, encoded by the coding sequence ATGGCATCAATTGGTATGTACCTTGGCCAATTATTGAAATTTATATACGATTTTGTTGGAAATTATGGTGTTGCTATAATCATATTTACGATTCTCATAAGGGTTATTCTTTTACCTTTTTATGTCCAACAGATGGGAACAATGAGAAAGATGAAAGAAATTAGCCCTTTAGTTGAAGAGATCAAGAAAAAGTACGCAAAAGATCCCCAAAAGATGAATGAAGAGATGATGAAACTATATAAAGAAAAGAACGTAAATCCTATGAGTGGTTGTTTGCCGATGTTGCTTCCTCTTATAATACTTTGGCCGCTTTTTGCCATGCTTAGAAGTTATCCTGCGTTTAGCACGGCTTCATTTTTATGGCTTAAGAGTTTAGCTGAAAAAGATCCTTATTTTATATTGCCGATATTGTCGGGTGTTACTACGTATATTTCCTCTGCGATGATTCAGACAGACAATAATCAGAAGTCAATGAATCTAATTATGTCTGCTTTTATGATTTGGATAACTGTTTCTCTACCTGCTGGTGTAGGAATATACTGGGTTACCAGCAATATCTTTCAGATAGTGCAGCAGTACATCTTTTTAAGACCTACCGAACCAATGAAGGGAGAGTCTTCAAATGAGGGAAATAATAAAAACAGGAAAGACAGTTGA
- the yidD gene encoding membrane protein insertion efficiency factor YidD has translation MKYIFIYLIKFYQKFISPMKPKSCRFYPTCSQYAIDAIMKYGILKGGMMALWRILRCNPFNPGGYDPVK, from the coding sequence ATATATTTAATAAAGTTTTACCAAAAATTCATATCTCCCATGAAGCCAAAATCCTGTAGGTTTTACCCTACGTGTTCTCAATACGCTATTGACGCTATTATGAAGTATGGCATTTTGAAGGGTGGAATGATGGCTCTGTGGAGGATATTGAGGTGTAATCCGTTTAATCCGGGTGGATACGATCCTGTAAAATAG